A window from Caulobacter sp. X encodes these proteins:
- a CDS encoding ABC transporter permease, with translation MHTLAIYGREARAQILSTVRTPQFVIPSVVLPLLFYGVMGLGLSKGREEVAHFMLANYVIFAAIAPAMFGFGAAVAAEREAKLIELKQIAPLPAGGYLAGRLAAALALIALSVLLLGGLAWFGGVRMDGWRWAATLGLGLASTIPFAMIGLNIGLRMGSQGATAVANLVFLAFSLFGGLWIPLSAMPGWFGDIAKLTPSYYLGQLSQMLSGTQPMANVEHHVSILVAITVAAIIGAWTAWTAWRRRAA, from the coding sequence CTGCACACCCTGGCCATCTACGGCCGTGAAGCGCGCGCCCAGATCCTGTCGACCGTGCGCACGCCTCAGTTCGTCATTCCCAGCGTCGTCTTGCCGCTACTGTTCTACGGCGTGATGGGGCTGGGCCTCAGCAAGGGCCGCGAGGAGGTCGCGCACTTCATGCTGGCCAACTATGTGATCTTCGCCGCCATCGCGCCGGCCATGTTCGGCTTCGGCGCGGCTGTCGCGGCCGAGCGGGAGGCCAAGCTGATCGAGCTCAAGCAGATCGCGCCGCTGCCCGCCGGCGGCTACCTGGCTGGACGGCTGGCCGCGGCTTTGGCGCTGATCGCGCTTTCCGTATTGCTGCTGGGCGGCTTGGCCTGGTTCGGCGGCGTGCGGATGGATGGCTGGCGCTGGGCCGCGACCCTGGGTCTTGGCCTGGCCTCGACCATTCCGTTCGCCATGATCGGCTTGAACATCGGCCTGCGCATGGGCTCGCAAGGCGCGACCGCCGTCGCCAACCTGGTCTTCCTGGCCTTCTCCCTGTTCGGCGGCCTGTGGATCCCGCTCAGCGCGATGCCGGGCTGGTTCGGCGATATCGCCAAGCTGACGCCGTCCTACTACCTGGGGCAGCTGTCCCAGATGCTGTCGGGGACGCAGCCTATGGCGAACGTCGAGCACCACGTGTCGATCCTGGTCGCGATCACGGTGGCCGCCATCATCGGCGCCTGGACCGCCTGGACCGCCTGGCGTCGTCGGGCCGCTTGA
- a CDS encoding response regulator transcription factor: protein MIRVVIAEDQKMVLGALSALLEMEGDIQVVGRAADGEQAVALVQAEKPDVLISDIEMPGLTGIDVATRLKAEGAATRVLIVTTFGRPGYLRRALDAGVKGYLLKDGPSSVLAAAVRTVAAGGRAVAPELSEAVWDAEPDPLTDREREILRLAEEGRSNKDIAEVLDLSPGTVRNYLSEAAQKLGAANRVEAGRIARSNGWL, encoded by the coding sequence ATGATCCGCGTCGTGATCGCCGAAGATCAGAAGATGGTTCTGGGCGCGCTGAGCGCCTTGCTGGAGATGGAGGGCGACATCCAGGTCGTCGGCCGCGCCGCCGATGGCGAACAGGCCGTCGCCCTCGTTCAGGCCGAGAAGCCCGACGTCCTGATCTCGGACATCGAGATGCCGGGCTTGACCGGGATCGATGTCGCGACCCGCCTCAAGGCCGAAGGCGCGGCCACTCGGGTGCTGATCGTCACGACCTTCGGCCGGCCGGGCTATCTGCGCCGGGCGCTGGACGCCGGGGTGAAGGGCTATCTGCTGAAGGATGGTCCCAGCAGCGTGCTGGCGGCCGCCGTCCGCACGGTCGCCGCCGGTGGCCGCGCCGTCGCGCCTGAGCTCTCCGAGGCCGTCTGGGACGCAGAGCCCGATCCGCTGACCGACCGCGAGCGCGAGATCCTACGCCTGGCGGAGGAGGGGCGCTCGAACAAGGACATCGCCGAGGTGCTGGACCTCTCGCCAGGCACCGTCCGCAACTACCTGTCGGAAGCGGCCCAGAAGCTGGGCGCGGCCAACCGGGTCGAGGCGGGGCGGATCGCCCGCTCGAACGGCTGGCTCTAG
- a CDS encoding TonB-dependent receptor produces MARSVSSLALLLAISLPAFAQAQEVEAISVWGRRANDLGRATSASEGRVSYADFAVRPLLRPGELIEAVPGLAATQHSGAGKANQYFLRGFNLDHGTDLAASLDGVPLNLPSHGHGQGYLDLNLLTPEFVHDIGFKKGPYSAENGDFATAGAVAFETADHLHGDGLQAWAGENDYYRAVGSKALTDNVLVAADLSTARGAWTNPEDLRKINLLGRALAGGWSITALAYDAKWNATDQIPRRAVEAGALDRLGAVDATDGGNTSRYMLSARRRDLLRGLDAVVYVQRYTLDLYSNFTYFLDDPVNGDQFEQVDRRWVYGGSLVKRWSLGDGWSARTGASARVDDIGKVGLYRTTARARRATVRQDALTEWSTALWGEASRRFGKLDATFGLRADAMGADVDAGDRRNAGTVSDLQVSPKLALAWRVSKTFELYADAGRGFHSNDARGAVITVDPVTGSAAERAPLLSPTDGAELGLRWKRDDLTLTAAAWALRVDSELVYVGDAGFTEASGATRRRGLELLADWRPTSRLSLTGSYAATHARFADHPPEGDRIPNAVGSVLSAGANWTPVKGSTLSLTYRRLGGAPLIEDNSVRSRPTSLVNALFVQELGRAILMIEVLNLTDSQRDDIAYVYASRLPGEPAEGVEDVHFHPVEPRTVRAGIKMNF; encoded by the coding sequence ATGGCGCGTTCTGTTTCCTCGCTGGCCCTGCTGCTAGCCATTTCACTTCCAGCCTTTGCTCAAGCCCAGGAGGTCGAGGCGATCTCGGTCTGGGGCCGGCGCGCCAACGACTTGGGCCGCGCGACCTCGGCCAGCGAAGGGCGCGTCTCCTATGCCGACTTCGCCGTGCGCCCGTTGCTGCGTCCGGGCGAGTTGATCGAGGCGGTCCCTGGCCTCGCCGCGACCCAGCACTCCGGCGCGGGCAAGGCCAATCAGTACTTCCTACGCGGCTTCAACCTTGATCATGGCACGGACCTGGCCGCCTCGCTGGATGGCGTGCCGCTCAACCTGCCGTCCCACGGCCACGGCCAAGGCTATCTGGACCTGAACCTGCTCACGCCCGAGTTCGTCCACGACATCGGCTTCAAGAAGGGCCCCTATTCCGCCGAGAACGGCGACTTCGCCACCGCCGGCGCGGTCGCCTTCGAGACCGCCGACCACCTGCATGGCGACGGTTTGCAGGCTTGGGCGGGCGAGAACGATTATTACCGCGCGGTCGGCTCCAAGGCGCTGACAGACAACGTGCTGGTCGCCGCCGACCTCTCGACCGCGCGCGGAGCCTGGACCAACCCCGAGGACCTGCGGAAGATCAACCTGCTGGGACGCGCGCTGGCGGGCGGGTGGTCGATCACCGCTTTGGCCTACGACGCCAAGTGGAACGCCACCGACCAGATCCCGCGCCGCGCGGTCGAGGCCGGCGCCCTGGATCGTCTCGGCGCCGTCGATGCGACCGATGGCGGAAACACCTCGCGCTACATGCTGTCGGCCCGCCGCCGCGACCTGCTGCGCGGCCTGGACGCGGTCGTCTATGTCCAGCGCTACACGCTCGATCTCTATTCGAACTTCACCTACTTCCTGGACGATCCGGTCAATGGCGATCAGTTCGAACAGGTCGACCGCCGCTGGGTCTATGGCGGCTCGCTGGTCAAGCGCTGGAGCCTCGGCGACGGCTGGAGCGCCCGCACGGGCGCCTCGGCGCGCGTCGACGACATCGGCAAGGTCGGCCTCTACCGCACCACCGCCCGCGCCCGGCGCGCGACGGTCCGGCAGGATGCTCTGACCGAGTGGTCGACGGCGCTGTGGGGCGAGGCCTCTCGGCGCTTTGGCAAGCTGGACGCCACCTTCGGCCTGCGCGCCGACGCCATGGGCGCGGACGTCGACGCCGGCGATCGGCGCAACGCTGGGACCGTCAGCGATCTGCAGGTCAGCCCGAAGCTCGCCCTGGCCTGGCGGGTCTCGAAGACCTTCGAGCTCTATGCCGACGCCGGACGCGGCTTCCATTCCAACGACGCCCGCGGCGCTGTGATCACGGTCGATCCGGTGACCGGCAGCGCCGCCGAGCGGGCCCCGCTTCTGTCGCCCACCGATGGGGCGGAGCTCGGCCTGCGCTGGAAGCGCGATGACCTGACCCTGACCGCCGCCGCCTGGGCGCTGCGGGTGGATTCAGAGCTCGTCTATGTCGGCGACGCCGGATTCACCGAGGCCAGCGGCGCCACGCGACGGCGGGGTCTGGAGCTGCTGGCGGACTGGCGACCGACCTCGCGACTCAGCCTGACGGGCTCGTATGCCGCCACCCACGCGCGCTTCGCCGACCATCCGCCGGAAGGCGATCGCATCCCTAACGCGGTCGGCTCGGTGCTCAGCGCGGGCGCCAACTGGACGCCGGTCAAGGGATCGACCCTCTCGCTGACCTATCGCCGCCTGGGCGGCGCGCCGCTGATCGAGGACAACTCGGTGCGCTCGCGCCCGACCAGCCTGGTCAACGCCCTGTTCGTCCAGGAGCTGGGCCGCGCCATCCTGATGATCGAGGTGCTGAACCTGACCGACAGCCAGCGCGACGACATCGCCTATGTCTATGCCTCGAGGCTGCCTGGCGAGCCGGCCGAGGGTGTCGAGGACGTGCATTTCCATCCGGTGGAGCCACGCACTGTGCGCGCCGGTATCAAGATGAATTTCTGA
- a CDS encoding sensor histidine kinase — MSKDQTRPLKGAEERPARSALERRWHLVWLIYVPFYFISWLYRKPGQIEIAASLAGAAAFLVLFVMIWRRRGQPVLWQVAVMFCLGLALSPFNTGWSVYTIYAMSFAARMTSRRMAIRTMVVLEALLIALGPLLHNHGWSAWLSGVIFGAIVGFAGLMQADMERKNQELAVAHEEVRALATTAERERISRDLHDLLGHTLTLVAVKAELAARLVSRDAEAAEREMQAVAAAAREALGEVRTAVVGMRGASLAFELDKARQALAAANVQADISALTTDGHPAQEAVLAMALREAVTNVIRHSNATRCEIRLEPSETSLVLTVADDGVGGKIAEGSGLKGMRARLAAIGGSLKIKSDKRGARLVATAPLEAAS, encoded by the coding sequence ATGAGCAAGGATCAAACCCGTCCGTTGAAGGGCGCCGAAGAGCGCCCGGCCCGGAGCGCTCTCGAGCGACGCTGGCACCTGGTCTGGCTGATCTACGTCCCGTTCTATTTCATCAGCTGGCTCTACCGGAAGCCGGGCCAGATCGAGATCGCGGCGTCTCTCGCCGGAGCGGCCGCCTTCCTGGTCCTCTTCGTGATGATCTGGCGGCGGCGCGGGCAACCGGTGCTTTGGCAGGTCGCCGTCATGTTCTGCCTGGGCCTAGCCCTATCGCCGTTCAACACCGGCTGGAGCGTCTACACGATCTACGCGATGTCGTTCGCGGCGCGCATGACGTCTCGGCGAATGGCGATCCGCACCATGGTCGTCCTGGAGGCCCTCCTGATCGCCCTGGGGCCGCTGCTGCACAACCACGGCTGGTCGGCTTGGCTCTCTGGCGTGATCTTCGGCGCCATCGTCGGCTTCGCCGGGCTGATGCAGGCCGACATGGAGCGCAAGAACCAGGAGCTGGCCGTCGCCCACGAAGAGGTCCGGGCCTTGGCGACCACCGCCGAGCGCGAGCGGATTTCCCGTGACCTGCACGACCTGCTGGGCCACACCCTGACCCTGGTCGCGGTCAAGGCCGAGCTGGCCGCGCGCCTGGTCAGCCGCGACGCCGAAGCCGCCGAGCGCGAGATGCAGGCCGTCGCCGCCGCCGCACGCGAGGCGCTCGGCGAGGTTCGGACGGCCGTGGTCGGCATGCGCGGCGCGTCCCTCGCGTTCGAGTTGGACAAGGCGCGTCAGGCGTTGGCCGCCGCCAATGTTCAGGCCGACATCTCGGCCCTGACCACCGACGGTCATCCGGCGCAGGAGGCCGTGCTGGCCATGGCTCTGCGCGAGGCGGTGACCAATGTCATCCGGCATTCGAACGCCACCCGGTGCGAGATCCGCCTGGAGCCCAGCGAGACCTCCTTGGTGCTCACCGTCGCCGACGATGGCGTGGGCGGCAAGATCGCGGAGGGCTCCGGCCTGAAGGGCATGCGCGCGCGTCTGGCGGCCATTGGCGGCAGTCTCAAGATCAAATCCGACAAGCGGGGCGCCCGCCTTGTCGCCACAGCCCCCTTGGAGGCCGCGTCATGA
- a CDS encoding glycoside hydrolase family 105 protein: MPNLAHGLDAKDIKAKIASLISNLVDITDETGEFLLRLDDGRVIDTKGWNDWEWTHGVGLYGLWKQYEMHGDERAFDIMVKWFADRFEAGTPTKNINTVSPFLTLAYLYEATGDHTYIPYLETWADYVMYEGPRTEEGGFQHIVFNSENPQQLWDDTLMMSVLPLAKIGLLLDRPDFVEEAKRQFMVHIKYLADRKTGLWFHGWTFLGRHNFADALWARGNCWVTIAIPEFIELLDLKPGDGLRAFLIDALEAQIKALTEYQDQETGLWHTIINDKTSYLEASATAGFAYGILKAVRKRYIGKEYEAVAIRAIKGVLANIDDKGELQQVSFGTPVFDTIQGYKDIPLTSMPYGQSLAMLALGEFQRAFI; encoded by the coding sequence GTGCCCAATCTCGCCCATGGCCTGGACGCCAAGGACATCAAGGCCAAGATCGCCTCGCTGATCAGCAACCTGGTCGACATCACCGACGAGACCGGCGAGTTCCTGCTGCGCCTGGACGACGGCCGAGTGATCGACACCAAGGGCTGGAACGACTGGGAATGGACCCACGGCGTCGGTCTCTACGGCCTGTGGAAGCAGTATGAGATGCACGGCGACGAGCGCGCCTTCGACATCATGGTCAAGTGGTTCGCCGACCGCTTCGAGGCCGGCACCCCGACCAAGAACATCAACACCGTCTCGCCCTTCCTGACCCTCGCCTATCTTTACGAGGCCACTGGCGACCACACCTACATCCCCTATCTCGAGACCTGGGCCGACTACGTCATGTACGAGGGCCCGCGCACCGAGGAAGGCGGCTTCCAGCACATCGTCTTCAACAGCGAGAACCCGCAGCAGCTGTGGGACGACACGCTGATGATGAGCGTGCTGCCGCTGGCCAAGATCGGCCTGCTGCTCGACCGCCCCGACTTCGTCGAGGAGGCCAAGCGCCAGTTCATGGTCCACATCAAGTACCTGGCCGATCGCAAGACCGGCCTGTGGTTCCACGGCTGGACGTTCCTGGGTCGTCACAACTTCGCCGACGCCCTGTGGGCGCGCGGGAACTGCTGGGTGACGATCGCCATCCCGGAATTCATCGAGCTCCTGGACCTCAAGCCCGGCGATGGCCTGCGCGCCTTCCTGATCGACGCGCTGGAAGCCCAGATCAAGGCGCTGACCGAGTATCAGGACCAGGAGACCGGTCTTTGGCACACGATCATCAACGACAAGACCTCGTACCTGGAAGCCTCGGCCACGGCCGGCTTCGCCTACGGCATCCTGAAGGCCGTGCGTAAGCGCTACATCGGCAAGGAATACGAGGCCGTCGCCATCCGCGCCATCAAGGGCGTTCTGGCCAATATCGACGACAAGGGCGAACTGCAGCAGGTCTCGTTCGGCACGCCGGTGTTCGACACGATCCAGGGCTACAAGGACATCCCCCTGACCTCGATGCCCTACGGCCAGTCGCTGGCCATGCTGGCGCTGGGCGAGTTCCAGCGCGCCTTCATCTAG
- a CDS encoding MFS transporter, producing MASSDARKPTWINYWGWGSGDMLGAGAQAVITGWLAYFFITFCGLSPVETGLILGLPRLLEAITCPLIGYVSDNLRHTWIGRKIGRRKIFLIVTIPLLPAFALIFVTGQTFAYYLTTFIFFEFVYTMFLIPWETLAAEMTKDYKEKAKFAGARMLVAQSSAILASYLPTLIINHFGGKDSPNTFLIMAAIFGVLFSLVVTLVILLSWERPYTENEKRIQPEPMDWGKAAMIPVNMFRDLFSTLKIKAFRQHLSLYLGGYISQDIFNTAFPLFVATVMVGSTLIISQLMTTMYVAQLISVMIAIRVIIRTGPVVAYRMAIASVGAALLLFLAFYLIRPAGFAEGVAALNGNIFNLASSPAVLFWLFVPIILAGLGRGTLNFVPWGVYNYLPDVDEAVTGQRREGIFAGVMTLTRKVAQSGAILLTTSLIGLGGFVSAPKGQPLAQQTPQAIQALVMVMVGGPLLVMIAGMIISWRFRLNARTHEVLVHEVERLRAGATEAETPESKQIVEDLTGWKWERLWGRG from the coding sequence ATGGCCAGCTCGGACGCGCGCAAGCCTACCTGGATCAACTACTGGGGCTGGGGATCGGGCGACATGCTCGGGGCCGGCGCCCAGGCGGTGATCACCGGCTGGCTGGCCTATTTCTTCATCACCTTCTGCGGGCTCTCGCCGGTTGAGACCGGCCTGATCCTGGGCCTGCCGCGGCTTCTGGAAGCCATCACCTGCCCGCTGATCGGCTACGTCTCCGACAATCTGCGCCACACCTGGATCGGTCGGAAGATCGGGCGACGGAAAATCTTCCTGATCGTCACCATCCCGCTGCTGCCGGCCTTCGCCCTGATCTTCGTGACGGGCCAGACCTTCGCCTACTACCTGACGACCTTCATCTTCTTCGAGTTCGTCTACACGATGTTCCTGATCCCGTGGGAAACCCTCGCGGCGGAGATGACCAAGGACTACAAGGAGAAGGCCAAGTTCGCCGGCGCGCGCATGCTGGTCGCCCAAAGCTCGGCGATCCTGGCCTCTTACCTGCCGACCCTGATCATCAACCACTTCGGCGGCAAGGACTCGCCCAACACCTTCCTGATCATGGCCGCCATCTTCGGCGTGCTGTTCAGCCTGGTCGTGACCCTGGTGATCCTGCTCTCGTGGGAGCGCCCCTACACCGAGAACGAGAAGCGGATCCAGCCCGAGCCGATGGACTGGGGCAAGGCGGCGATGATCCCGGTCAACATGTTCCGCGACCTGTTCTCGACCCTGAAGATCAAGGCGTTCCGTCAGCACCTGTCGCTGTACCTGGGCGGCTACATCAGCCAGGACATCTTCAACACCGCCTTCCCGCTGTTCGTGGCGACAGTGATGGTCGGCTCGACCCTGATCATTTCGCAGCTGATGACGACCATGTACGTCGCCCAGCTGATCTCGGTGATGATCGCCATCCGCGTCATCATCCGCACCGGCCCCGTGGTCGCCTATCGCATGGCGATCGCCAGCGTCGGCGCGGCGCTTTTGCTGTTCCTGGCCTTCTACCTGATCCGTCCGGCGGGCTTCGCCGAGGGCGTCGCGGCGCTGAACGGAAACATCTTCAACCTGGCTTCGAGCCCGGCGGTTCTGTTCTGGCTGTTCGTCCCGATCATCCTGGCGGGCCTGGGCCGCGGGACGCTGAACTTCGTGCCCTGGGGCGTCTACAACTACCTGCCCGACGTCGACGAGGCGGTCACGGGCCAGCGGCGCGAGGGCATCTTCGCCGGCGTCATGACCCTGACCCGAAAGGTCGCCCAGTCCGGCGCGATCCTCTTGACCACCAGCCTGATCGGCCTGGGCGGCTTCGTCTCCGCGCCCAAAGGCCAGCCGCTGGCGCAGCAGACGCCGCAGGCCATCCAGGCCCTGGTCATGGTCATGGTCGGCGGCCCGCTGCTGGTGATGATCGCCGGCATGATCATCTCCTGGCGCTTCCGCCTCAACGCCCGCACCCACGAGGTGCTGGTCCACGAGGTCGAGCGCCTGCGCGCCGGCGCGACCGAAGCCGAGACGCCGGAGTCGAAGCAGATCGTCGAAGACCTGACCGGCTGGAAGTGGGAGCGCCTCTGGGGCCGCGGCTAG
- a CDS encoding UDP-glucuronic acid decarboxylase family protein — translation MHTQRILVTGGAGFVGSHLCDRLLESGAEVLCVDNYYTGSRLNVAQNLSNPRFELLRHDVTMPLYVEVDQIYNLACPASPVHYQFDPVQTTKTSVHGAINMLGLAKRVKAKILQASTSEVYGDPTIHPQVESYWGNVNPIGIRSCYDEGKRCAETLFFDYWRQHKLRIKVARIFNTYGPRMHPNDGRVVSNFIVQALKGEDITLYGDGTQTRSFCYVDDLVDGLIRLMNTGDDVTGPINLGNPVEFTMKQLAEMILELTGSPSQIVHRPLPSDDPRQRQPDITLAKQHLDWTPTAPLKVGLMRTIEYFEGLLKAA, via the coding sequence ATGCATACGCAGAGAATTCTGGTGACGGGCGGCGCGGGCTTCGTCGGATCGCATCTGTGCGATCGGCTGCTGGAGAGCGGCGCCGAGGTGCTCTGCGTCGACAACTACTACACCGGCTCGCGCCTCAACGTGGCGCAGAACCTGTCCAATCCGCGCTTCGAACTGCTGCGTCACGACGTGACCATGCCGCTCTATGTCGAGGTCGATCAGATCTACAATCTGGCCTGCCCGGCCAGCCCGGTGCACTACCAGTTCGACCCGGTGCAGACGACCAAGACCAGCGTCCATGGCGCGATCAACATGCTGGGCTTGGCCAAGCGGGTGAAGGCCAAGATCCTGCAGGCCTCGACGTCCGAGGTGTACGGCGACCCGACCATCCACCCCCAGGTCGAGAGCTATTGGGGCAACGTCAATCCGATCGGGATCCGCTCTTGCTACGACGAGGGCAAGCGCTGCGCCGAGACCCTGTTCTTCGACTACTGGCGCCAACACAAGCTGCGCATCAAGGTGGCGCGGATCTTCAACACCTATGGCCCGCGGATGCATCCGAACGACGGGCGCGTGGTGTCGAACTTCATCGTCCAGGCGCTGAAGGGCGAGGACATCACCCTGTACGGCGATGGAACCCAGACGCGGTCGTTCTGCTATGTGGACGACCTGGTCGACGGCCTGATCCGGCTGATGAACACGGGCGACGACGTGACGGGCCCTATCAACCTGGGCAATCCGGTCGAGTTCACGATGAAGCAGCTGGCCGAGATGATTCTCGAACTGACGGGCAGCCCCTCGCAGATCGTTCACCGCCCCCTGCCCTCCGACGATCCGCGCCAGCGGCAGCCGGACATCACGCTCGCCAAGCAACACCTGGACTGGACGCCCACGGCGCCGCTCAAGGTGGGACTGATGAGGACGATCGAGTATTTCGAGGGCCTGCTGAAGGCGGCTTGA
- a CDS encoding ABC transporter ATP-binding protein, translating into MSATPSQTPVGLLSQVTKRRGSTQALDGLDLIIRPGQCVALLGPNGAGKSTSVALLTGRLSPDAGQVRLFGGDPRDLATRGRMGVMLQETGLPRTLTVREQVDLFSSYYRQPRPLEETLQLAGLDGLERRRCGALSGGQQRRVQFALAICGRPDFLVLDEPTTGMDIDARRALWTAVRAEIARGASVLLTTHHLDEAEALADRIVVIDHGRVIADGTPEAIKSQVSAVAIRCRTRLADADLASLARVTGVSRDGGRVTLLTTSAPATLRELLARDETIDDLTVAGASLEDAVTRLVQAGAPAQRQTEVA; encoded by the coding sequence ATGTCAGCGACCCCATCCCAAACGCCCGTCGGCCTCTTGAGCCAAGTCACCAAGCGGCGGGGCTCGACCCAGGCGCTGGACGGTCTGGACCTGATCATCCGTCCCGGCCAATGCGTGGCCTTGCTGGGTCCCAACGGCGCCGGCAAGAGCACCAGCGTGGCGCTGCTCACCGGCCGCCTGAGCCCCGACGCCGGCCAGGTCCGCCTGTTCGGCGGCGACCCGCGAGACCTCGCGACTCGGGGCCGCATGGGCGTGATGCTGCAGGAGACCGGCTTGCCGCGCACCCTGACTGTCCGCGAGCAGGTGGACCTGTTCAGCAGCTACTATCGCCAACCCCGTCCCCTGGAAGAGACCTTGCAGTTGGCCGGGCTCGACGGCCTGGAGCGCCGGCGGTGCGGCGCCCTGTCTGGCGGCCAGCAGCGTCGGGTCCAGTTCGCGCTGGCGATCTGCGGTCGTCCGGACTTCCTGGTCCTGGACGAGCCGACCACCGGCATGGATATCGACGCGCGCCGGGCGCTGTGGACCGCTGTCCGGGCCGAGATCGCTCGGGGCGCGTCGGTGCTGCTGACGACGCATCACCTGGACGAGGCCGAGGCGCTGGCCGATCGCATCGTGGTGATCGACCACGGCCGGGTCATCGCCGACGGCACGCCCGAGGCGATCAAGAGCCAGGTGTCCGCCGTCGCCATCCGCTGCCGCACGCGCCTCGCCGACGCGGACCTGGCCAGCTTGGCCCGCGTGACCGGCGTCAGCCGCGACGGCGGACGGGTCACCCTGCTGACCACCTCCGCCCCCGCCACCCTGCGCGAGCTGCTGGCCCGCGACGAAACCATCGATGACCTGACCGTCGCCGGCGCTTCGCTGGAGGACGCCGTCACCCGTCTCGTCCAAGCCGGCGCGCCGGCCCAACGCCAAACCGAGGTCGCCTAA